In Geobacter anodireducens, a genomic segment contains:
- a CDS encoding selenocysteine-specific translation factor → MKHLILGTAGHIDHGKTSLVRALTGINTDRLPEEKSRGITIELGFAHLELPGGLQFGIVDVPGHERFVRTMVAGVGGMDMVMLVIAADEGVMPQTREHLEICQLLGVKRGLVVLTKSDMVEPDWLDLVVEEVRDYLVGSFLEEAPIVPASSRTGAGIEAVKAELARLAVQVDEKKTEGPFRLPVDRVFTVTGFGTVVTGTLLSGTISVGDEVELLPSGLPARVRGVQTHGRRGDAASAGQRVAVNLQGVEHTEVERGDIVVPRGVYRTTRAVDARLDYLPSAPRELRHRSTLRLHSATYEVPAQVILLDRDALIPGDSAYIQLRLRHPVLLLPGDPFVLRSYSPQATLGGGRVLDPMPPRRRRRSDEALALLQALGEHSEPDTVRLLVSGSLLTGICFEDIVVRGGLSARRTEAVMAALLSTGEVVQMVREPRLFLSRASFASLKGLLLSEVEGYLRDNPLREGLGKEELKTRLPRRSDPRFFTPLLASLEKEGKIVVDRDLVKLPGRKGTVTVDQADFQVRVEKALQRGGYEPPTIKEMCDSLHCVEKMLLEHLNILAREGRAVKVKSDIFYAPEPVADIREKLMAYLRDKGEIMPPEFRELTGLSRKFMIPLLEFFDQEKMTIRVGDKRILRRG, encoded by the coding sequence ATGAAGCATTTGATTCTCGGCACTGCCGGGCATATCGACCATGGCAAGACATCGCTGGTACGGGCCCTGACTGGTATCAACACCGATCGGCTCCCTGAGGAAAAGTCGCGCGGCATCACCATCGAACTGGGATTCGCCCATCTGGAGCTGCCGGGGGGGCTTCAGTTCGGCATCGTGGATGTGCCGGGGCACGAGCGCTTCGTCAGGACCATGGTGGCAGGGGTCGGCGGCATGGACATGGTGATGCTCGTCATCGCCGCAGACGAAGGAGTCATGCCCCAGACCCGGGAGCACCTGGAAATCTGTCAGCTCCTGGGGGTCAAAAGGGGGCTCGTTGTCCTTACCAAGAGCGATATGGTCGAGCCCGACTGGCTGGATCTGGTGGTGGAGGAGGTGAGGGACTATCTGGTCGGGAGCTTTCTCGAAGAAGCACCCATCGTGCCGGCCTCTTCCCGGACCGGTGCCGGCATCGAGGCCGTCAAGGCGGAGCTGGCGCGGCTGGCAGTCCAGGTGGACGAAAAAAAGACAGAGGGTCCCTTCCGCCTTCCGGTTGACCGGGTCTTCACGGTTACGGGATTTGGCACGGTGGTGACCGGCACCCTGTTGTCGGGCACCATCAGCGTGGGGGACGAGGTGGAACTCCTGCCGTCGGGGCTGCCCGCCCGGGTTCGGGGGGTCCAGACCCATGGCCGCCGGGGGGATGCCGCCAGCGCCGGACAGCGGGTGGCCGTCAATCTCCAGGGGGTGGAGCATACGGAGGTGGAGCGGGGAGATATCGTGGTCCCCCGCGGCGTCTATCGGACCACCCGGGCCGTGGATGCCCGGCTCGACTATCTGCCGTCGGCGCCCCGGGAGTTGCGGCACCGCTCGACGCTCCGGCTGCACTCCGCCACCTATGAGGTGCCTGCCCAGGTGATCCTGTTGGATCGCGACGCGCTCATCCCAGGTGATTCGGCGTACATCCAGTTGCGTCTCCGTCATCCCGTCCTCCTGCTGCCGGGAGACCCCTTCGTGCTCCGCTCCTACTCTCCCCAGGCAACCCTCGGCGGGGGAAGGGTGCTCGACCCCATGCCACCGCGCCGCCGCCGCCGTTCCGACGAAGCCCTTGCGCTTCTGCAGGCTCTTGGCGAGCATTCCGAGCCCGACACGGTTCGGCTTCTGGTTTCGGGCAGCCTGCTCACCGGCATCTGTTTCGAGGACATTGTCGTGCGCGGCGGCCTCAGCGCCCGGCGTACCGAGGCCGTCATGGCAGCGCTTCTGTCCACCGGCGAGGTGGTCCAGATGGTGCGCGAGCCGCGCCTTTTCCTCTCCCGTGCCTCCTTTGCCTCTCTCAAAGGGCTTCTGCTGTCAGAGGTCGAGGGCTATCTCCGGGACAACCCGCTCAGGGAAGGCCTCGGCAAGGAAGAGCTCAAGACCCGCCTGCCGCGGCGCAGCGATCCGCGGTTCTTCACCCCCCTTCTAGCCTCCCTGGAGAAAGAGGGCAAGATCGTCGTGGATCGCGATCTGGTGAAGCTGCCGGGCCGCAAGGGGACGGTGACCGTGGACCAGGCGGATTTTCAGGTCCGCGTCGAGAAGGCACTCCAGCGCGGCGGGTATGAGCCGCCCACCATCAAGGAGATGTGCGACTCCCTGCACTGCGTTGAGAAAATGCTGCTGGAGCACCTCAACATCCTGGCCCGCGAGGGGCGGGCGGTCAAGGTTAAGAGCGACATCTTCTATGCGCCGGAGCCTGTGGCTGACATCCGCGAGAAACTCATGGCATACCTCCGTGACAAAGGAGAAATAATGCCGCCGGAGTTCAGGGAGCTCACGGGGCTGTCGCGTAAGTTCATGATCCCGCTGCTCGAATTTTTCGACCAGGAAAAAATGACCATTCGCGTGGGGGACAAACGGATTCTCAGGCGGGGATGA
- a CDS encoding dynein regulation protein LC7: MSYPQMVMYDEEFKLINAIIEKLLREANAKVIFLVDKNGQLISGVGETERFDTTSLASLTAGNIAATGGLAKLIGEKEFSILFHEGEKDNLHISIVGGRVILVVLFDNRSSLGLVRLRVKKASDELTTVFDRLMKKAEEKERSGIQEFPFAEITDDDIDNLFS; the protein is encoded by the coding sequence ATGTCCTATCCTCAGATGGTCATGTACGACGAGGAGTTCAAGCTGATCAATGCGATCATTGAGAAACTCCTCCGGGAGGCCAACGCCAAGGTCATCTTTCTGGTCGACAAAAACGGCCAGCTCATCTCGGGAGTGGGGGAGACCGAGCGGTTCGACACCACCTCGCTTGCTTCGCTCACGGCGGGCAACATCGCGGCCACGGGCGGCCTGGCCAAGCTGATCGGCGAAAAGGAATTCTCCATCCTCTTCCACGAAGGGGAAAAGGACAATCTTCACATCTCCATCGTCGGGGGCCGGGTGATTCTGGTGGTGCTGTTCGACAACCGCTCGTCCCTGGGACTCGTCCGGCTGAGGGTGAAGAAGGCGTCGGACGAACTGACCACCGTGTTCGACCGACTCATGAAAAAGGCCGAGGAAAAGGAGCGGAGCGGTATCCAGGAGTTTCCCTTCGCCGAGATCACCGATGACGACATCGACAATCTTTTCAGCTAG
- a CDS encoding gliding-motility protein MglA, with translation MSFINYASREINCKIVYYGPGLCGKTTNLQYVYQKTAPEAKGKMISLATETERTLFFDFLPLALGEIRGFKTRFHLYTVPGQVFYDASRKLILKGVDGVVFVADSQEERMDANIESLENLAFNLKEQGYDLEKIPFVIQYNKRDLPGIVPVEELRRELNHRNVPDFEACAATGEGVFETLKAVAKLILIDLKKGR, from the coding sequence ATGTCTTTCATCAACTACGCTTCGCGAGAGATAAACTGCAAAATTGTCTATTACGGCCCCGGCCTGTGCGGCAAGACCACCAATCTTCAGTACGTCTACCAGAAGACCGCTCCAGAGGCCAAGGGGAAGATGATCAGTCTCGCCACCGAGACCGAGCGGACCCTGTTCTTCGACTTCCTTCCCCTGGCCCTGGGCGAGATCAGAGGGTTCAAGACCCGTTTCCACCTCTATACGGTGCCGGGACAGGTCTTTTACGATGCCTCCCGCAAGTTGATTCTCAAGGGGGTTGACGGGGTGGTTTTCGTGGCCGATTCCCAAGAGGAGCGGATGGATGCCAATATCGAGTCCCTGGAGAACCTGGCGTTTAACCTGAAGGAACAGGGGTACGACCTGGAGAAGATCCCTTTTGTGATCCAGTACAACAAGCGGGATCTCCCCGGCATAGTGCCGGTTGAGGAGTTGCGCCGGGAACTCAATCACCGGAACGTGCCCGACTTCGAGGCATGCGCAGCCACCGGCGAAGGGGTGTTCGAGACCCTCAAGGCCGTGGCCAAACTGATCCTCATCGATCTCAAGAAGGGGCGCTGA
- a CDS encoding nucleoid-associated protein, giving the protein MSKGLAGIMKQAQMMQQKMAKLQEEAANRTAEATAGGGAVTAVVSGKNQIISLVIKPEAVDPEDVEMLQDLVMAAVNEALKKVQSQFAEEMSKVTGGLSIPGLF; this is encoded by the coding sequence ATGTCCAAGGGTTTGGCCGGAATCATGAAACAGGCGCAGATGATGCAGCAAAAAATGGCGAAACTTCAAGAAGAAGCCGCGAATCGGACCGCGGAGGCCACCGCGGGTGGCGGTGCGGTCACCGCGGTGGTGAGTGGCAAGAACCAGATTATTTCCCTGGTGATCAAGCCCGAGGCAGTCGATCCGGAAGATGTGGAAATGCTTCAGGATCTGGTCATGGCAGCCGTAAATGAGGCGCTCAAGAAGGTTCAGTCCCAGTTTGCCGAGGAAATGAGCAAGGTCACGGGTGGACTCAGTATTCCCGGCCTGTTCTAA
- a CDS encoding antibiotic ABC transporter ATP-binding protein, whose translation MHYGSAYEDEIVGKAYDRGLMLRFIRYVHPYRWLALAALVLLPLSAAARLAQPLVLKAAIDNHIVTGRLEGLPLVAAGFLLLIVAESLITFLEVWLLQYLGQRVMLDLRLELFAHVQRLPVSFFDRTATGGLVTRLTSDVEVLGEMFAAGIITIVGDILFLAGIVGVMLWLNPSLSLITFSVLPLLVWVAFAFRIRMRKAFREVRARLANLNSFLAETIGGMPVIQLFNRQAGEYAEFSRLNGSYRDANLPVITWDASLYALVETLSSVAVGLIIWYGGGEVLAGALTFGALVAFIQYIEKFFGPIRDLSAKYSIMQGAMAALERIFGLLDTAPDHDAGTTGPAVSAGAPPIETIRFRNVWFAYQGNDYVLRGIDLTIRRGETLALVGETGGGKTTVTRLLSRFYDVSRGDILFNGDDVRTIPLTELRRRIGVVLQDPYLFTGTVGFNIHLGDERARARMEDAARLVGADRFIRLLPGGYDEQVRERGSNLSAGERQLISFARAVAFDPEILVLDEATASIDTESERLIQEGLAALMAGRTSIVVAHRLSTVQGADRIVVIHRGEKVEEGTHGELLAQGGIYARLYQLQFRD comes from the coding sequence ATGCACTACGGCAGCGCCTACGAAGATGAAATAGTCGGCAAGGCATACGACCGGGGGCTCATGCTGCGGTTCATCCGCTATGTGCATCCCTATCGCTGGCTGGCCCTGGCTGCGCTCGTGCTCCTGCCGCTCTCGGCGGCGGCCCGGCTGGCGCAGCCGCTGGTCCTCAAGGCCGCCATCGACAATCACATCGTCACGGGGCGGCTGGAGGGATTGCCGCTGGTTGCCGCAGGGTTTCTCCTGCTCATCGTGGCCGAATCGCTGATAACCTTTCTCGAGGTGTGGCTTCTCCAGTACCTGGGACAGCGGGTAATGCTCGACCTGCGGCTGGAGCTGTTCGCCCACGTGCAGCGTCTTCCCGTCTCCTTCTTCGACCGCACCGCCACCGGCGGCCTCGTGACACGGCTTACCAGCGACGTGGAGGTGCTCGGCGAAATGTTTGCCGCCGGCATCATCACGATTGTTGGCGACATCCTCTTTCTGGCCGGCATCGTTGGCGTGATGCTCTGGTTGAACCCTTCCCTTTCGTTGATCACCTTCTCGGTGCTGCCGCTACTCGTCTGGGTCGCATTCGCATTCAGGATCAGAATGCGCAAGGCGTTTCGGGAGGTGCGCGCCCGCCTGGCAAACCTGAACAGCTTTCTGGCCGAAACCATCGGCGGCATGCCGGTGATTCAGCTCTTCAACCGCCAGGCCGGGGAATACGCCGAGTTTTCGCGCCTCAACGGCTCCTACCGCGATGCCAATCTCCCGGTCATCACCTGGGACGCCTCTCTCTACGCCCTTGTGGAGACCCTCTCCTCGGTGGCTGTCGGCCTCATCATCTGGTACGGCGGGGGAGAGGTTCTCGCGGGTGCCCTCACCTTCGGGGCGCTGGTTGCCTTCATCCAGTACATCGAGAAATTTTTCGGCCCGATCCGGGACCTGTCGGCAAAATACTCGATCATGCAAGGCGCCATGGCAGCCCTTGAGCGGATCTTCGGCCTGCTCGACACGGCGCCCGATCATGATGCCGGAACCACCGGCCCTGCCGTCAGCGCCGGCGCGCCTCCCATCGAAACCATCCGGTTTCGCAACGTCTGGTTTGCCTACCAGGGGAACGACTACGTCCTGCGGGGGATCGACCTGACGATCCGCCGGGGCGAGACCCTGGCGCTCGTGGGGGAGACCGGCGGCGGCAAGACGACGGTGACCCGGCTCCTTTCGCGCTTTTACGACGTGAGCAGGGGCGATATCCTCTTCAACGGCGATGATGTGCGCACAATTCCCCTCACGGAGCTCCGGCGGCGGATCGGAGTGGTTCTCCAGGACCCTTATCTCTTCACCGGCACGGTGGGCTTCAATATCCACCTGGGGGACGAGCGTGCCCGCGCCCGGATGGAGGACGCAGCCCGGCTGGTGGGGGCAGACCGCTTCATCCGTCTCCTCCCCGGCGGTTACGACGAGCAGGTGCGCGAGCGAGGGAGCAACCTGTCGGCCGGGGAACGCCAACTCATCTCCTTTGCCCGTGCCGTTGCCTTTGACCCTGAGATCCTCGTGCTGGACGAAGCCACCGCCAGCATCGACACCGAGTCGGAGCGGCTCATCCAGGAGGGGCTCGCCGCCCTCATGGCTGGCCGCACCTCCATTGTGGTGGCGCACCGGCTCTCGACGGTCCAGGGGGCGGACCGGATAGTGGTCATCCACCGGGGAGAAAAAGTAGAAGAGGGGACCCACGGCGAGCTCCTGGCGCAAGGGGGCATCTATGCACGGCTCTATCAGCTTCAGTTCAGGGATTGA
- a CDS encoding pyruvate:ferredoxin (flavodoxin) oxidoreductase: MSRKMVTIDGNTAAAHVAHATNEVIAIYPITPSSVMGEISDIKSAMGERNIWGTVPSVVEMQSEGGAAGAVHGALQAGALTTTFTASQGLLLMIPNMFKIAGELTSTVFHVSARAIAAQALSIFGDHSDVMSCRSTGWAMLCSNNSQEVMDFALIAQSATLRSRVPFLHFFDGFRTSHEVLKVEELTFDDMRAMLDDELIAAHKARGLSPDHPVMRGTAQNPDVYFQGRETVNPFYPKCIEIVAEEMDKFAKITGRQYKLVDYVGAPDADRVIVIMGSGADTVQETVEHLNSKGEKIGVVKVHLYRPFPIDAFIAALPKTVKKIAVLDRTKEPGALGEPLYLDVRTAIGEAMADGKCQFDGYPVIVGGRYGLGSKEFTPAQAKAVFDNLATAKPKNKFVVGITEDVTNSSLPLDPSFFNPMEGAYQAMFFGLGSDGTVGANKNSIKIIGEMTDNNAQAYFVYDSKKAGSMTTSHLRFGKKYIRAPYLVQEADFVACHNFAFVEKYDMLAKAKQGATFLLNAPYDHNEVWDRLPADMQQQIIDKKLKFFVIDGVRLGNEIGLGPRINVIMQTAFFKISNIIPLDQAIDEIKDAIKKTYGKAGEKVVEMNYKAVEAGLNNFYEVTVPATATSTLQKPPVVSAKAPQFVQETTAPIIAGLGDDLPVSKMPADGTFPTATSQFEKRNIAVEIPVWDEQLCIQCGICSFVCPHASIRMKAYDASALAGAPAAFKSIDCKIPEFKGQKFTIQVAPEDCTGCGACVHNCPAKSKEDPNHKAINMAYQPPLRAQEVENWDFFLTIPDVDPTVAKLDTVRGSQLVRPLFEFSGACLGCGETPYLKLLTQLFGDRTVIANATGCSSIYGGNLPTTPYAQRSDGLGPAWSNSLFEDNAEFGYGMRLAVDKFNAMALELVDKLSSSCSCSSCTSAVPLMNEIKGADQSSQAGIEAQRARVAELKKTLASCPEPDAKRLLTVADYLVKKSVWCIGGDGWAYDIGYGGLDHVIASGKNINLLVLDTEVYSNTGGQASKSTPLGAVAQFAAGGKPVSKKDLGMMAMAYGSVYVATVSLANPAQCIKAFLEAEAYDGPSLIIAYAHCIAHGIDMTSGVDAQKRAVQSGYWPLYRYNPQLAAECKNPLQLDSKAPTIAFEEYVNSENRYRVLKKNNPKGYEELMRKAAAWSKAHFSYYQKLAALNFEDTCEK; this comes from the coding sequence ATGAGTCGCAAAATGGTAACCATCGACGGCAATACCGCGGCTGCCCACGTGGCGCACGCCACCAACGAGGTCATTGCCATCTACCCCATTACCCCGTCGTCGGTCATGGGTGAGATTTCCGACATCAAGAGCGCCATGGGCGAGAGGAACATCTGGGGAACCGTACCGTCGGTTGTCGAGATGCAGTCGGAAGGCGGCGCTGCCGGCGCCGTGCACGGCGCCCTCCAGGCGGGCGCCCTGACCACCACCTTCACCGCCAGCCAGGGCCTGCTCCTGATGATCCCGAACATGTTCAAGATCGCCGGCGAGCTCACCTCCACGGTATTCCACGTCTCGGCACGCGCCATTGCGGCCCAGGCCCTCTCCATCTTCGGCGACCATTCGGACGTCATGTCCTGCCGCTCCACCGGCTGGGCCATGCTCTGCTCCAACAACTCCCAGGAGGTCATGGACTTCGCCCTGATCGCCCAGTCCGCGACGCTTCGCTCCCGGGTGCCGTTCCTTCACTTCTTCGACGGGTTTCGCACCTCCCACGAGGTTCTCAAGGTGGAGGAGCTGACCTTCGACGACATGCGCGCCATGCTGGACGACGAGTTGATCGCCGCCCACAAGGCCCGGGGCCTCTCTCCGGACCATCCCGTCATGCGCGGCACCGCCCAGAACCCCGATGTCTACTTCCAGGGGCGCGAGACCGTTAACCCCTTCTACCCGAAATGTATCGAGATCGTAGCAGAGGAGATGGACAAGTTCGCCAAGATCACGGGCCGCCAGTACAAGCTGGTGGACTACGTGGGCGCCCCCGACGCCGACCGGGTCATCGTCATCATGGGCTCCGGCGCCGACACGGTGCAGGAGACCGTGGAGCACCTGAACTCCAAGGGTGAGAAGATCGGCGTGGTGAAGGTCCACCTCTACCGGCCGTTCCCCATCGACGCGTTCATTGCCGCCCTGCCCAAGACCGTGAAGAAGATCGCGGTCCTCGACCGGACCAAGGAGCCCGGCGCCCTGGGCGAGCCCCTCTACCTGGATGTCCGCACTGCCATCGGCGAGGCCATGGCCGACGGGAAGTGCCAGTTCGACGGCTACCCGGTCATCGTGGGCGGCCGCTACGGCCTCGGCTCCAAGGAATTCACCCCGGCCCAGGCCAAGGCGGTGTTCGATAACCTGGCCACTGCCAAGCCGAAGAACAAGTTCGTGGTCGGCATCACCGAGGACGTGACCAACAGCAGCCTCCCCCTCGACCCGTCCTTCTTCAACCCGATGGAAGGGGCCTACCAGGCCATGTTCTTCGGCCTCGGCTCCGACGGTACCGTGGGCGCCAACAAAAACTCCATCAAGATCATTGGCGAGATGACCGACAACAACGCCCAGGCCTACTTCGTCTACGACTCCAAGAAGGCCGGCTCCATGACCACCTCGCACCTGCGCTTCGGCAAGAAGTACATCCGGGCGCCGTATCTGGTGCAGGAGGCCGACTTCGTGGCCTGCCACAACTTCGCCTTCGTGGAGAAGTACGACATGCTGGCCAAGGCGAAGCAGGGTGCCACGTTCCTCCTGAACGCCCCTTACGACCACAACGAGGTGTGGGACAGGCTCCCCGCCGACATGCAGCAGCAGATCATCGACAAGAAGCTCAAGTTCTTCGTGATCGACGGCGTGCGCCTCGGCAACGAGATCGGACTCGGTCCCCGGATCAACGTGATCATGCAGACCGCCTTCTTCAAGATATCCAACATCATCCCGCTGGATCAGGCCATCGACGAGATCAAGGACGCCATCAAGAAGACCTACGGCAAGGCGGGTGAGAAGGTTGTGGAGATGAACTACAAGGCGGTTGAGGCCGGCCTCAACAACTTCTACGAGGTGACGGTGCCGGCAACGGCCACCAGCACCCTCCAGAAGCCCCCCGTGGTCAGCGCCAAGGCCCCTCAGTTCGTGCAGGAGACCACCGCACCGATTATCGCCGGCCTCGGCGACGACCTGCCGGTTTCCAAGATGCCGGCTGACGGCACCTTCCCGACAGCGACCTCCCAGTTCGAGAAGCGGAACATCGCCGTGGAGATCCCCGTGTGGGATGAGCAGCTCTGCATTCAGTGCGGCATCTGCTCCTTCGTCTGCCCCCACGCCTCCATCAGGATGAAGGCCTATGACGCCTCGGCCCTTGCCGGCGCGCCGGCAGCCTTCAAGTCCATCGACTGCAAGATTCCCGAGTTCAAGGGGCAGAAGTTCACCATCCAGGTGGCCCCTGAAGACTGCACCGGCTGCGGCGCCTGCGTCCACAACTGCCCGGCCAAGAGCAAGGAAGACCCGAACCACAAGGCCATCAACATGGCATACCAGCCGCCCCTGCGCGCTCAAGAAGTCGAGAACTGGGACTTCTTCCTCACCATCCCGGACGTGGACCCCACCGTGGCCAAGCTGGACACGGTCCGCGGCTCCCAGTTGGTGCGGCCGCTGTTCGAATTCTCCGGCGCCTGCCTCGGTTGCGGCGAGACCCCGTACCTGAAGCTCCTGACCCAGCTCTTCGGCGACCGGACCGTCATTGCCAACGCCACCGGCTGCTCCTCCATCTACGGCGGAAACCTGCCCACCACCCCCTATGCCCAGCGGTCCGACGGGCTTGGGCCGGCATGGTCGAACTCCCTGTTCGAGGACAACGCCGAGTTCGGCTACGGCATGCGTCTGGCCGTGGATAAATTCAACGCCATGGCCCTTGAGCTGGTCGACAAGCTTTCGTCTTCCTGCTCCTGCTCTTCCTGCACGAGCGCGGTGCCCCTCATGAACGAGATCAAGGGCGCCGACCAGTCGAGCCAGGCCGGCATCGAGGCCCAGCGGGCCCGGGTGGCGGAGCTGAAGAAGACCCTTGCTTCTTGTCCCGAGCCGGATGCCAAGCGCCTGCTCACCGTGGCCGACTACCTGGTCAAGAAGTCCGTCTGGTGCATCGGCGGCGACGGCTGGGCGTACGATATCGGCTACGGCGGCCTCGACCACGTCATCGCCAGCGGCAAGAACATCAACCTGCTGGTGCTCGACACCGAGGTCTACTCCAACACCGGCGGCCAGGCTTCCAAGTCGACCCCGCTGGGCGCCGTGGCCCAGTTCGCCGCCGGCGGCAAGCCGGTCTCCAAGAAGGACCTGGGCATGATGGCCATGGCCTACGGGTCGGTCTACGTGGCCACCGTCTCCCTCGCCAACCCGGCCCAGTGCATCAAGGCGTTTCTGGAGGCCGAGGCCTATGACGGTCCGTCGCTCATCATCGCCTATGCCCACTGCATCGCCCACGGCATCGACATGACCAGCGGCGTGGATGCCCAGAAGCGGGCGGTTCAGTCCGGTTACTGGCCCCTCTACCGCTACAACCCGCAACTGGCCGCCGAGTGCAAGAACCCGCTTCAGCTCGACAGCAAGGCCCCGACCATCGCCTTTGAAGAGTACGTCAACAGCGAGAACCGCTACCGTGTCCTCAAGAAGAACAACCCGAAAGGGTACGAGGAACTCATGAGAAAAGCGGCGGCATGGTCCAAGGCCCACTTCAGCTACTACCAGAAGCTGGCGGCCCTCAACTTCGAGGATACCTGCGAGAAGTAG
- a CDS encoding recombination protein RecR — protein sequence MVHFSDSLSRLLAELQKLPGVGEKTALRLAFHLLKSPDNAAALADSLRDVMSRVRFCSVCFGITEDDPCRFCSEARDDGAICVVEEPQDLLAVERTRAFRGRYHVLQGALSPLNGVTPDRLRVAELMKRLEGGGVREVVIATNFSVEGEATALYLARMIKPLGVRVTRLAHGIPLGSDLEFVDAATVQRALEGRSEL from the coding sequence ATGGTACATTTTTCAGACTCATTGTCACGGTTGCTCGCGGAACTGCAGAAGCTGCCGGGAGTTGGCGAGAAAACCGCCCTGCGCCTCGCCTTTCATCTTTTGAAATCCCCCGACAATGCCGCTGCCCTGGCTGACAGTCTTCGGGACGTCATGTCCCGGGTGCGGTTCTGTTCCGTCTGCTTCGGCATTACCGAGGACGATCCTTGCCGGTTCTGCTCCGAGGCCCGCGACGATGGTGCCATCTGCGTCGTCGAGGAACCCCAGGACCTTCTGGCCGTTGAGCGGACCCGGGCGTTCCGGGGACGCTATCATGTGCTCCAGGGAGCGCTGTCCCCGCTCAACGGTGTTACCCCCGACCGGCTCCGCGTGGCGGAGCTCATGAAGCGGCTGGAGGGGGGAGGGGTCCGGGAGGTGGTGATCGCCACCAACTTCTCGGTGGAGGGCGAAGCAACGGCCCTCTATCTGGCCAGGATGATCAAGCCCCTGGGGGTCCGGGTGACACGGCTCGCCCACGGGATACCGCTCGGCAGCGACCTGGAGTTCGTGGATGCGGCCACGGTGCAGCGGGCGCTGGAAGGGCGGAGCGAGCTGTAA